Proteins encoded within one genomic window of Streptomyces sp. NBC_01314:
- a CDS encoding Lrp/AsnC family transcriptional regulator — MTRPLLDELDRRLIGALHLAPRATWDDIGGILSADAGTLKRRYDRLHEARMIRVIGQADWGMHSTAMPVHVFLDITGETPLAVLDRLRGLPHLQLLAQISGDYPLYAVVHAPSEAATSEAIDRMFSVPGVRRVNALPALSTLRRGITWDPQFLADTERAELLSLTGGRLEGTATATAMPPAKPLSEVERTVVAQLILDGRASSASIGRGAGLATSTAHRVVRRVLDERWVRPRLEIVSEWLGFQTPFILRLRVAPGETPDVMRRIDRLPQTRLVAHVASDMSVLATGLVTDRSALAAFIDHELAEIPGLLTVSVDVMLAEPRRYWLDRDLGTGLGTFHAPALL; from the coding sequence ATGACCCGCCCTCTCCTCGACGAGCTCGACCGGCGCCTCATCGGGGCACTGCACCTGGCGCCCCGGGCGACCTGGGACGACATCGGCGGGATCCTGTCCGCCGACGCCGGCACCCTCAAACGCCGCTACGACCGGCTGCACGAGGCCCGAATGATCCGCGTCATCGGGCAGGCCGACTGGGGCATGCACTCCACGGCGATGCCGGTGCACGTCTTCCTGGACATCACCGGCGAGACCCCGCTGGCCGTCCTCGACCGGCTCCGGGGCCTGCCCCACCTCCAGCTCCTGGCGCAGATCTCCGGCGACTACCCGCTCTACGCCGTCGTGCACGCCCCCTCCGAAGCGGCCACCAGCGAGGCGATCGACCGGATGTTCTCCGTCCCCGGCGTGCGCCGCGTCAACGCGCTGCCCGCGCTCAGCACGCTGCGCCGGGGCATCACCTGGGACCCGCAGTTCCTGGCCGACACCGAGCGGGCCGAGCTGTTGAGCCTCACCGGCGGGCGGCTGGAGGGCACCGCGACCGCGACCGCGATGCCCCCCGCCAAGCCCCTCAGCGAGGTCGAACGCACCGTCGTCGCCCAGCTGATCCTGGACGGCCGGGCCTCCTCCGCGAGCATCGGACGCGGCGCGGGGCTGGCCACCTCCACCGCGCACCGCGTCGTCCGCCGGGTCCTGGACGAACGCTGGGTCCGGCCCCGGCTGGAGATCGTGTCGGAGTGGCTGGGCTTCCAGACGCCGTTCATCCTCCGGCTGCGGGTCGCCCCCGGCGAGACCCCCGACGTCATGCGCCGTATCGACCGGCTCCCGCAGACCCGCCTCGTCGCCCACGTGGCCAGCGACATGTCCGTCCTCGCCACCGGCCTGGTCACCGACCGCTCCGCCCTGGCGGCCTTCATCGACCACGAACTCGCCGAGATCCCCGGCCTCCTCACGGTCAGCGTCGACGTGATGCTCGCCGAGCCCCGCCGCTACTGGCTGGACCGTGACCTCGGCACGGGCCTCGGGACGTTCCACGCGCCCGCGCTGCTGTGA
- a CDS encoding AbgT family transporter codes for MSATSAQPQPPDPTDSPDPADSPAPIGSLAPTGSPAPIGSPAPTDSAEPRSKALRAAFRGFAAIENVGNKLPHPFWLFWILAAVVAVLSAVLAAAGVGAVHPGTGERIKVLSLLSRDGVTMAVEGAVENYAAFPPLATILTVMFGIAVAERSGLFSALLRRMVARVPGRYLTFALSMTAMVSHVAGDAAYVTLIPLGALVYRAAGRSPVLGCIVAYVSISAGYDASPSLTTTDVLLSSISTAAARTIDADHVVTPVANYFFGLASSVLVALVITLVVDKVLARRPDLEPDEPVTALSADELKAIEVTPRQRRALRTTGLVALGCLALLAAAMVPTSSPLRGEHGGIVDSTLIGGMALVLGVFFAVLGTVYGRMTGTFSAARDIITAMADGARSMAPILVLFFAISQFLAYFKWTNIGNVLAVSGAETLRDLKLDGWTVLVGIAVLITLMNLLITSGSALWALAAPVFIPMLMLIGIEPATTQAVYRVADSVTNCVTPMSPYFVMALGFVQQHRKSAGIGTLASFTIPIAAVVWVVWITFFVAWYLLGLPFGIN; via the coding sequence ATGAGCGCCACCTCCGCCCAGCCACAGCCGCCCGACCCGACGGATTCGCCCGACCCGGCCGATTCGCCTGCCCCGATCGGTTCGCTTGCCCCGACCGGTTCGCCTGCCCCGATCGGTTCGCCTGCCCCGACGGATTCGGCCGAGCCCCGGTCGAAGGCCCTGCGCGCCGCGTTCCGGGGTTTCGCGGCGATAGAGAACGTCGGCAACAAACTCCCCCACCCCTTCTGGCTGTTCTGGATCCTCGCGGCCGTCGTCGCCGTCCTCAGCGCCGTACTGGCGGCGGCCGGGGTCGGTGCCGTGCACCCCGGGACGGGCGAGAGGATCAAGGTGCTGTCCCTGCTCAGCAGGGACGGGGTCACCATGGCTGTGGAGGGGGCGGTCGAGAACTACGCCGCCTTCCCGCCCCTGGCCACCATCCTCACCGTCATGTTCGGCATCGCCGTCGCCGAGCGCAGCGGCCTCTTCTCCGCACTCCTGCGCCGCATGGTCGCGCGGGTCCCCGGCCGGTATCTGACCTTCGCGCTGTCGATGACGGCCATGGTCAGCCATGTCGCCGGCGACGCCGCGTACGTCACCCTCATCCCGCTCGGCGCCCTCGTCTACCGCGCGGCGGGCCGCAGCCCGGTCCTCGGCTGCATCGTCGCGTACGTCTCCATCTCGGCCGGCTACGACGCCTCGCCGTCCCTCACCACCACCGACGTCCTGCTGTCGTCGATCTCGACCGCCGCCGCCCGCACCATCGACGCCGATCACGTCGTCACCCCGGTCGCCAACTACTTCTTCGGGCTCGCCTCGTCGGTCCTCGTGGCCCTGGTGATCACCCTCGTCGTCGACAAGGTCCTCGCCCGCCGCCCCGACCTGGAGCCCGACGAACCCGTCACCGCGCTGAGCGCCGACGAACTGAAGGCGATCGAGGTCACCCCGCGCCAGCGCCGCGCCCTGCGCACGACCGGGCTGGTCGCGCTCGGCTGTCTCGCGCTCCTGGCCGCCGCCATGGTCCCCACGTCCTCACCGCTGCGCGGCGAGCACGGCGGCATCGTCGACTCCACGCTCATCGGCGGGATGGCACTCGTCCTCGGCGTGTTCTTCGCCGTCCTCGGCACCGTCTACGGCCGGATGACCGGCACCTTCTCCGCCGCCCGCGACATCATCACCGCGATGGCCGACGGCGCCCGGTCGATGGCGCCGATCCTCGTCCTGTTCTTCGCGATCTCCCAGTTCCTCGCCTACTTCAAGTGGACGAACATCGGCAACGTCCTCGCCGTCTCCGGCGCGGAGACGCTGCGCGACCTCAAGCTCGACGGCTGGACCGTGCTGGTCGGCATCGCCGTACTGATCACGCTGATGAACCTCCTCATCACCAGCGGATCCGCGCTCTGGGCCCTGGCCGCACCCGTGTTCATCCCCATGCTGATGCTCATCGGCATCGAGCCCGCGACCACCCAGGCCGTCTACCGCGTCGCCGACTCCGTCACCAACTGCGTCACCCCGATGAGCCCGTACTTCGTGATGGCTCTGGGCTTCGTCCAGCAGCACCGGAAGTCCGCCGGCATCGGCACCCTCGCCTCCTTCACGATCCCGATCGCCGCCGTCGTCTGGGTCGTCTGGATCACGTTCTTCGTGGCCTGGTACCTGCTGGGCCTCCCCTTCGGCATCAACTGA
- the bla gene encoding class A beta-lactamase — MLGLGGLGTVGTLGALGTLGAGTAHASAPGDAGLSRQLGELEREYSARLGILAHDTATGRTVAYRADERFPVCSVFKTLAAGAVLRDLDRDGAYLAKRIHYTKEYVTAAGYCPVTGTDENVAAGLTVGELCAATVSHSDNGAANLLLRELGGPTAITRFCRSLGDRTTRLDRWEPELNSAEPWRETDTTTPRAIGGTYARLILGRALPDADRELLTGWLIANTTNVQRFRAGLPADWTLADKTGGGAPYGVANDVGVVWPPRRPPLVLSVLSTKYAPEGPTDNPLVARAAGLVAGALTS, encoded by the coding sequence GTGCTCGGCCTCGGCGGCTTGGGCACGGTCGGCACCCTCGGCGCCCTCGGCACTCTCGGTGCCGGCACGGCGCACGCTTCGGCTCCCGGCGACGCGGGGCTCTCCCGGCAACTGGGCGAGCTGGAGCGGGAGTACTCCGCGCGGCTGGGGATCCTCGCCCACGACACGGCCACGGGGCGCACGGTGGCATACCGGGCGGACGAGCGGTTCCCCGTCTGCTCGGTGTTCAAGACGCTCGCCGCGGGGGCGGTCTTACGGGACCTGGACCGCGACGGCGCGTACCTCGCCAAGCGGATCCACTACACGAAGGAGTACGTCACGGCGGCGGGCTACTGCCCCGTCACGGGCACGGACGAGAACGTCGCGGCCGGCCTGACCGTCGGGGAGCTGTGCGCCGCCACCGTCTCGCACAGCGACAACGGGGCGGCCAACCTGCTCCTGCGCGAGCTGGGCGGACCGACCGCGATCACCCGCTTCTGCCGCTCGCTCGGCGACCGGACGACCCGGCTCGACCGCTGGGAGCCCGAGCTGAACTCGGCGGAACCGTGGCGGGAGACCGACACCACCACCCCTCGGGCGATCGGCGGGACCTACGCGCGACTCATCCTCGGCCGGGCCCTGCCGGACGCGGACCGGGAACTGCTGACCGGCTGGCTGATCGCCAACACGACCAACGTCCAGCGCTTCCGCGCGGGTCTCCCCGCCGACTGGACGCTTGCGGACAAGACCGGCGGCGGAGCGCCGTACGGGGTCGCCAACGACGTCGGCGTCGTCTGGCCACCCCGGCGCCCGCCCCTCGTCCTGTCCGTCCTGTCGACCAAGTACGCCCCCGAAGGCCCCACGGACAACCCGCTGGTGGCAAGGGCGGCGGGGCTGGTGGCGGGGGCACTCACGTCATAA